One genomic segment of Thermodesulfobacteriota bacterium includes these proteins:
- a CDS encoding SPOR domain-containing protein — translation MKELRPKLILADSRRGDNRSNLKLFMVFVLGFALGIYSGMKLKDADTDKIRPAGKEEARYLDGSAEIQSDKVYSEENSEGEYGSPSERQKTDPGQHDLTISAASTTTTPIESKPNNPETEHLAESEPQQDRNLDKNKLEAGKGEYTLQIAAFKTMERAEMGANELKRKGYDVYTISTINSKGESWNLLRMGKFKTEEEAKNFAATLQQKEGIEVIVKEIE, via the coding sequence GTGAAAGAGCTAAGACCTAAACTAATATTAGCAGACTCAAGAAGGGGTGATAATAGGAGTAATCTCAAGCTTTTCATGGTTTTCGTCCTAGGGTTTGCCCTTGGCATATATAGTGGGATGAAGTTAAAAGACGCTGACACGGACAAAATCAGACCGGCCGGTAAGGAAGAGGCACGGTATTTAGACGGATCCGCAGAAATTCAGAGTGATAAGGTTTATTCCGAGGAGAATTCCGAAGGAGAGTATGGCTCACCCAGCGAAAGACAAAAAACTGACCCCGGCCAGCATGACTTAACAATCAGTGCGGCATCGACAACCACCACCCCCATAGAAAGCAAGCCGAATAACCCGGAGACAGAGCACTTGGCCGAATCCGAGCCACAACAGGATAGAAATTTAGATAAGAATAAGCTAGAGGCAGGCAAAGGAGAATACACCCTCCAAATCGCCGCTTTCAAGACCATGGAAAGAGCGGAGATGGGTGCTAATGAGCTGAAAAGAAAGGGGTACGATGTCTACACAATCTCCACCATAAATTCAAAAGGAGAAAGCTGGAATCTCTTAAGAATGGGGAAATTTAAGACCGAAGAGGAGGCAAAGAATTTTGCCGCTACCCTTCAACAAAAAGAAGGTATAGAAGTCATTGTAAAGGAGATTGAGTAG
- a CDS encoding AAA family ATPase, whose amino-acid sequence MERTIEKIKKIKEELKAQFFEREEVIDGIFCALVSGNHILLIGPPGTAKSLLAHETCNRIAGARYFQWLLTKFSTPEEIFGAVSLKGLENDEYRRVTTGKLPEAHIAFLDEVFKASSSILNSLLTIMNERIFHNGKDAIQIPLITLFGASNELPSEEDELEALYDRFLLRYVLDYIKEDFRFLKMIQEDAAMSQKTTIELEEIKQGQSQARNVRIPSHIVKIISQIRGELKKKGIVLSDRRYKQSVLLLKTKAYLDGRTDVEESDLNILENILWRDPGERVEVQAVIHQSLHGYRDRLRELLIQAKELESYSKRQWEDEDMFIKANIEAQTKLRQILSKVDAVFEECKERGKPTEEIIRVKSQIEDIQKEILNRLISERGELS is encoded by the coding sequence ATGGAAAGAACGATAGAAAAAATAAAGAAAATCAAGGAAGAGTTGAAGGCCCAGTTCTTCGAGAGAGAAGAGGTCATAGACGGAATTTTTTGCGCGCTTGTTTCCGGGAATCACATACTTCTTATAGGCCCGCCCGGTACGGCTAAATCCCTGCTCGCTCATGAAACTTGCAATCGCATAGCAGGAGCGAGGTATTTTCAGTGGCTTCTTACCAAGTTTTCCACCCCGGAAGAGATTTTCGGGGCGGTCAGCCTCAAAGGCCTGGAGAACGATGAATATAGGAGGGTTACAACCGGCAAACTGCCCGAGGCCCACATCGCTTTTTTGGATGAGGTCTTTAAGGCCAGTTCCTCGATATTAAACAGCCTCCTCACAATCATGAACGAGAGAATATTTCACAACGGAAAGGATGCTATCCAGATCCCCCTAATTACATTATTTGGTGCAAGCAACGAGCTCCCCTCGGAAGAAGATGAACTGGAAGCACTATATGACCGGTTTTTACTGAGATACGTCCTGGATTACATAAAAGAGGATTTCCGATTCTTGAAGATGATTCAGGAAGACGCGGCGATGAGCCAAAAGACTACAATCGAATTAGAAGAGATCAAACAAGGCCAATCCCAGGCCAGAAACGTGCGCATTCCGTCGCATATAGTAAAAATAATCTCTCAAATTAGAGGGGAGCTGAAAAAAAAGGGGATAGTGTTGTCGGATAGACGATATAAGCAATCGGTTTTACTCCTCAAGACTAAGGCTTATCTCGACGGAAGAACCGACGTCGAGGAAAGTGACCTAAATATCCTTGAAAACATACTTTGGCGAGACCCAGGAGAAAGGGTAGAGGTACAGGCGGTGATTCACCAATCACTCCATGGCTACAGAGACCGGCTTAGAGAATTGCTTATCCAGGCAAAGGAGCTAGAATCTTATTCCAAACGCCAGTGGGAGGACGAGGATATGTTCATCAAGGCAAACATAGAAGCACAAACCAAGTTAAGACAAATTCTCTCCAAGGTTGATGCGGTATTTGAGGAATGCAAGGAAAGAGGAAAACCCACGGAAGAAATCATTCGCGTTAAATCTCAAATCGAGGATATCCAGAAGGAGATACTAAACCGGCTCATTTCCGAGAGAGGGGAACTAAGCTAG
- a CDS encoding general secretion pathway protein GspK, whose amino-acid sequence MNTDQGKSEAGVVLVVVLIAIAILTTLVVDLIYFTQVDNEISANTRDEIIARYIAKSGVQVVAGTINNRPLEEIKEITGLFGDQTGYSEGYWAVNVPSFPVGNGTVSITVIDERSKINLNALVSQTTNQVDQQVLTELNELFRLLGVDSRKSGRFIASLINWLDRPIEGSENQNDQDQTGADAGFYESLENPYVIKNGPLDSLEEVRLIDGMDDEFFNMIKDYVTVYPKDKRVNFSTAPKVVMMAAIKGAGVSAVRRQGSGSSNEVSDDIAERIAEAVIEERVDEPIIKQRSVREIASGIDPESRISAGLTGVVLNSGESDVFSVTSIGMLGEINPTISVIKAVIRKSQDEASSGTKIISWKER is encoded by the coding sequence ATGAATACAGACCAAGGAAAATCAGAGGCAGGAGTTGTGCTGGTTGTGGTACTAATAGCCATTGCTATACTCACAACTTTGGTGGTCGACCTTATATACTTTACTCAGGTTGACAATGAAATTTCCGCAAATACCAGGGACGAGATAATCGCACGCTACATAGCAAAATCGGGGGTTCAGGTGGTTGCCGGAACCATAAACAACCGGCCGCTCGAAGAAATAAAAGAAATCACCGGATTATTCGGGGACCAAACCGGCTACTCCGAAGGGTATTGGGCTGTCAATGTTCCTTCCTTTCCGGTAGGAAACGGAACGGTGTCTATTACGGTGATCGACGAACGCTCCAAAATAAACCTCAACGCACTGGTGAGTCAAACTACCAACCAGGTTGACCAGCAGGTGCTTACGGAGCTTAATGAACTTTTTCGACTCCTCGGAGTGGACAGCCGCAAGTCGGGTCGCTTTATAGCCAGCTTGATTAATTGGCTCGATCGTCCAATAGAGGGCTCAGAGAACCAAAACGACCAGGACCAGACCGGCGCCGACGCCGGATTCTACGAAAGCCTGGAAAACCCGTACGTCATAAAGAATGGCCCACTGGATAGTCTCGAGGAAGTGCGCCTGATTGATGGCATGGATGACGAGTTCTTCAACATGATAAAAGACTATGTTACCGTGTATCCTAAAGATAAGAGGGTAAACTTCAGCACCGCGCCAAAAGTCGTGATGATGGCAGCAATAAAAGGCGCAGGGGTATCGGCTGTTCGAAGGCAGGGAAGCGGCTCATCGAACGAAGTCTCGGATGACATAGCAGAAAGGATCGCAGAAGCAGTTATAGAAGAGAGGGTCGACGAGCCCATAATTAAACAAAGGAGTGTCCGGGAAATAGCCTCGGGCATCGACCCGGAATCTAGAATCAGCGCCGGCCTGACCGGCGTGGTTTTGAACTCCGGGGAGAGTGATGTATTCTCCGTGACATCCATAGGGATGCTCGGAGAGATTAATCCGACCATAAGTGTAATTAAAGCAGTCATAAGAAAAAGCCAGGACGAGGCATCATCCGGCACTAAAATCATCTCATGGAAAGAACGATAG
- a CDS encoding prepilin-type N-terminal cleavage/methylation domain-containing protein — translation MRSRWRSPTWNEGFTLLEVLLAIVIGAIVLTVLYGSFFQIIKAKDSAENAMELYHEASVIFSRMTKDLHGAYLRGKVYSESGKTTYPSFIGRKEDGRSHIHFVSLSREAGINTKSSDQAEIGYHLQPIPESDLYLLMRRENPQIGSESGGTQYPISERVVAFNLAYVSDNAEGLIEVWDSKQTGSLPKALEVSLILRSATGEDFIFSSLIPIPTAN, via the coding sequence TTGAGGTCACGCTGGCGGTCGCCGACCTGGAATGAAGGATTTACACTACTGGAGGTATTGTTAGCCATCGTCATAGGAGCAATTGTGCTAACGGTTCTCTACGGCTCTTTTTTTCAGATTATAAAAGCAAAGGACAGTGCAGAGAACGCTATGGAACTCTATCATGAGGCCAGCGTTATTTTTTCCAGAATGACTAAAGACTTACATGGAGCATACCTTAGAGGCAAAGTATACTCGGAATCGGGTAAGACTACATACCCGTCTTTTATCGGCAGAAAAGAGGACGGCCGAAGCCACATACATTTTGTCTCCCTCTCCCGAGAGGCGGGGATCAATACAAAGAGCTCAGATCAAGCTGAGATCGGTTACCATCTACAGCCTATACCGGAAAGTGACCTATATCTTCTTATGAGGAGAGAAAATCCCCAAATCGGGTCCGAGTCCGGCGGGACCCAATACCCCATCTCGGAACGCGTAGTGGCTTTTAACCTGGCCTATGTGTCGGACAATGCAGAAGGCCTGATCGAGGTATGGGACTCAAAGCAGACCGGTTCTCTTCCCAAGGCGCTGGAGGTGAGTTTGATTTTGAGAAGTGCAACGGGAGAAGATTTCATCTTCAGCTCTTTGATACCCATTCCTACTGCTAATTAG
- a CDS encoding prepilin-type N-terminal cleavage/methylation domain-containing protein, whose product MLPGPNKAHQKSQKLGFTLLEVLVAVVILGTALAVLLSAVNRNLILASKSKNLTIAGILAQKKITEVELEGFPEIREQQGEFEEAPGFNWFLSVRPFEISQLGTEIRVIRLLITWDEGEEDFEVTLAVADLE is encoded by the coding sequence TTGTTACCAGGACCAAATAAGGCACACCAAAAATCTCAGAAGCTTGGGTTTACGCTGCTAGAGGTTCTGGTTGCCGTAGTGATACTGGGGACAGCCCTAGCCGTACTCTTATCCGCGGTGAATAGAAATCTAATTTTAGCCTCTAAATCAAAAAACCTGACTATAGCCGGGATATTAGCCCAAAAAAAGATAACGGAGGTTGAGCTTGAAGGATTCCCGGAAATAAGAGAGCAGCAGGGAGAATTTGAGGAAGCACCCGGGTTCAATTGGTTTCTCTCGGTAAGACCATTCGAGATTTCCCAGTTGGGCACGGAGATAAGGGTGATTCGTTTACTCATCACTTGGGACGAAGGAGAAGAAGATTTTGAGGTCACGCTGGCGGTCGCCGACCTGGAATGA
- a CDS encoding prepilin-type N-terminal cleavage/methylation domain-containing protein, producing the protein MSDKRGFTLIELAVVIFLLGAFFLVAIPKFKDIADVNIKSASRRLSSLIRLLYNEAAFKKRLYKLEFDVGNGEYWVEVQDGNEFVIPNDPIFGRKKLPEGVYFKDITTQRNAGKTLEMGDLFILFMPTGFVEPAVIHLEAESGANYTIATKPYTGGTIVIDEYVDLLHSR; encoded by the coding sequence ATGAGCGATAAACGAGGTTTCACACTCATAGAGTTAGCCGTAGTAATATTCCTACTCGGTGCCTTTTTTTTAGTAGCTATACCTAAGTTTAAAGACATAGCGGATGTTAATATCAAGAGCGCTTCCAGAAGGCTAAGCAGTTTAATAAGGCTCCTATACAATGAAGCCGCATTCAAGAAACGACTATATAAATTAGAGTTTGACGTCGGCAACGGTGAATACTGGGTGGAAGTTCAGGATGGAAACGAGTTCGTGATTCCCAACGACCCCATTTTTGGGAGAAAGAAACTTCCGGAAGGGGTATATTTTAAAGATATTACTACCCAGAGAAACGCCGGAAAAACCCTGGAGATGGGTGATCTTTTTATACTGTTCATGCCAACTGGTTTTGTGGAACCGGCGGTCATACACCTTGAAGCGGAAAGCGGTGCTAATTATACGATAGCTACCAAACCCTACACCGGGGGGACAATCGTAATCGACGAGTATGTCGACCTTCTTCACAGTAGATAG